The Bradyrhizobium sp. LLZ17 genomic sequence CTCGGCACAACCGTAGCTCTTTCCTTCGGCGCTTCGACCGAGACGGCGGGAAGTGACGAGTTTGGTGTGGGTTGTGACACTGCCGCGCTGCTGCACAGCAAGGCGGTTGACAAGGTCACGACGACTGACGGCACGGCGAAGCCTAACGAGAATCTCATAAGGTACCTCCCCAGATCCGGGACGGAACAGCCGCCCCGACAGCCAAGGGTTGTATCACAACATTCCCGTACCGGCAATTTGGAAGAGGCAAAGCTATCTGAGGGTGAGTCGCGATCGACATGATCGCGCAACGGATGTCGGGGTGAGCGATGGGAATTTGAGTGCCGGGGTGCGCTCCGTGTGATTGGGGTCGAGCCGATCCAGCAAGCCGATGACAATGAAGTGGTTGATGGAGGAGCGCTTGTGACCCGAAGCAGAGCCCGCCGTGCCGTTGTTGACAAGAGTTTGGCGGCTGCGCATATTTTCGCTGGGTGGATACGACCTGCCGCTTGCACCTTTCGGGGTATGGTGAACGTATCGCAGCATCGTGCGGCGCCCTTTGCCGAGCAACGGGCAAGCAACGCAAGCACTGGCATCTCCCGTTGCGTCGAAGCAAAGGAATAGCCATGCGCGATTATCGCGATGCCAAAGTTATGGCACATACACTGCGTGCCTCGCTCGCCTCCAGGGGCACGAACGTCACCCTCGGCCAAAGCCTTGAACTCATTGCACAGATATTCGGGTTGCCAGATTGGAATAGGCTTGCCGCCGCAATTCGGGGGGTACCTGCTACCAACCCAAAGGCGGCTGAGAGGCAGCCTGCGAATGTCACGTGGCCCTCGGGCTTTAAGTCCGAACTTAACCTGACGTTGAAGAGGGCTCTTGCCCACGCGGAGCAGCGAAACCACGAATACGCGACTCTTGAACATCTGCTGCTCGCACTGCTCGATGATCCCGATGCTTCGGTCGCGATCAAGGCAGCCGAGGTCGATCTTGCAGAGCTCAGGCAGGCCGCAACGACTTACATCGACGAGAAGCTAAAGACCTGGGTGATGAGTGGCGACGAAGGCCGGACCACTCCGACTGTCGCATTCCGGCGCGTTGTTCACCTTGCGGCTGTCCGTAGCCTGAAACGCGAGACCAACGGCGTGGATCTGCTGGCTGCGATGTTCCGGGAAACAGAAAGTCCCGCGGTCTGGCTCCTGAGCGAGCATGGGATGTTGAGGGAAAAAATCCAGATAACCGGGCCATTGACACCGCGGGAAGAGCGCGTGCTCCGCATGCGGTTCGGGATCGGCGCCACCGAGCACACGTCGGACGAAATCGGCCGGGAGATCTCGGTAACCCCCGAGCGCATCCGGCAAATCGAGGCCAAGGCCCTGCGCAAGTTGAAACGGCATCCACCACGGCAGAGCAAGCCGGCTAAAAAAACCCGTCGCGCCCCGCCAAAATGAGGGTTGCCTTTTGACAGGGCCGACGAAGTGATCGAATTAACCGACGATTTCCGCGGTTGACCCAACTCGGACGTGGCACCGTCGTCTGACAGTAGCCACGGCAGTGTCGGCGCACTAGGATCCGGCTCTGGCACGAGCCGGTGAGGGGCACGATGTTTGAGGTCGTGGAATTTCCTTCCCAAGGCGCGACATTGCGCGGGCGCTTCTACCGCCCTGCGCAGGCGGCGGCGCCTTGGTCCACCGTAGTGATGACGCATGGCACCACAGCGACCATCACCATGTGCCTCGATCGCTATGCCGAGGTGTTCTGTCGCGCCGGCCTCGCTGTGCTGCTCTACGATCACCGCAATTTCGGGCTGAGCGGCGGCGAGCCGCGTCAGCTGATCAACCCGTGGCTCCAGGCGCGCGGCTATCGCGACGCCATGAATTATCTGCTCACGCGCGCCGACGTCCACAGCGAGAGGATCGCCGCCTGGGGCGATAGTTATTCTGGCATGATTGCGCTGGCGGTCGGCGCGCTCGACCCGAGGTATGCGGCGGTCGCCGTGCAATGTCCGGCCTGCGGCATGGAAATGCCCAAGCTTCCGCCGGACGAGTGGCATTTCCAGACCATGCAAACGATCTTTGACGGCGGCGACATCACCGGCACGCCTGAAACCACGACCGGACCACTACCGGTCGTGTCAGCCGATCAAATCGGCGCGCCCTCCCTGCTGAAGCCGATCCAGGCCTACCGCTGGTTCATCGACTATGGCGGCCGGCATGGCACATTGTGGGAGAACCGTGTCATTCGCGTCATTCCACCGACGTGGTGCCGTTCAGCGCCTATCTGGCGGCGCCGTTCATTCGCGGGCCGACCCTGCTCATGGCCGGTCGCGACGACGAGATGATTCACTGCAATCCCGACGTAACGAGGGCCGTCTTTGGGCTGATGCGCTGCCGTAAGCAGTGGGCTGATATCGATGGCGGTCATTTCGGCTTGCTGTACCATCCAAGCGAGATTTTCGAGGAAGCGAGCGCGGGGCAGTGCGCCTTCCTGACCGAAGCGTTGGGCGTGCAAATCACGCGACGATCACAGACAACCTGACACTTCGACTTTGGCACTAAGTCAATGCATGAGTCCGGAAGTGAGCCCTTGGCCGAAGCTCGCTCGAACCCCTGCCATGTCGGCTCGCTGGGGCAAACCGGGTATGGGCTGAGCCAAGGCCTACCGCTGGTTTTGACTCCAAGCGGACATCCGATGCTTGGTCGCTCGGCACGAAATCGCGTACGCTCGGCGGCGGGATATGGAGGGTGCGAGCGATGAGAAGTCCTTCAAAGTCCGATACCGGCGCCGGGAAAGCACTCTCGCGACGCTCTGTCTTGACCGGACTTGTGGCAACCTGCGTTGCGGCATCGGCGAAATGGAGTTGGGCTGCGGAATTCGGTGGCGGTCCGTCCTTTTTCGCTGATGGCCCGGACGCCGAACTTTACGGCGCGGGCGAGAACTACCCGATCAAGGACCGGTGGCGGATCTACCAGCCCGGCAATCCGGCCTCGCCAAAATACCGCGTCGGCGCATTCAGTCACTATGATGAGATATTCCCGACCCGTCGCGTCGATCGCGCGGCCACGGCCTGGCCATTCAAGCGAACGCCGGCGGATGTCAGCTACCAGTACAAGGGAAACCGTGCTTCGCTTGCGGATTATCTGGCGCGCAATCCGGTGACGGGCCTGTTGATCGCCAAGGACGACCGGATTCTGGTTGAGCGCTATCAGTACG encodes the following:
- a CDS encoding sigma factor-like helix-turn-helix DNA-binding protein, translated to MRDYRDAKVMAHTLRASLASRGTNVTLGQSLELIAQIFGLPDWNRLAAAIRGVPATNPKAAERQPANVTWPSGFKSELNLTLKRALAHAEQRNHEYATLEHLLLALLDDPDASVAIKAAEVDLAELRQAATTYIDEKLKTWVMSGDEGRTTPTVAFRRVVHLAAVRSLKRETNGVDLLAAMFRETESPAVWLLSEHGMLREKIQITGPLTPREERVLRMRFGIGATEHTSDEIGREISVTPERIRQIEAKALRKLKRHPPRQSKPAKKTRRAPPK
- a CDS encoding alpha/beta hydrolase; the protein is MFEVVEFPSQGATLRGRFYRPAQAAAPWSTVVMTHGTTATITMCLDRYAEVFCRAGLAVLLYDHRNFGLSGGEPRQLINPWLQARGYRDAMNYLLTRADVHSERIAAWGDSYSGMIALAVGALDPRYAAVAVQCPACGMEMPKLPPDEWHFQTMQTIFDGGDITGTPETTTGPLPVVSADQIGAPSLLKPIQAYRWFIDYGGRHGTLWENRVIRVIPPTWCRSAPIWRRRSFAGRPCSWPVATTR